A segment of the Apteryx mantelli isolate bAptMan1 chromosome 13, bAptMan1.hap1, whole genome shotgun sequence genome:
GAAGAGTGGAAAAGGAGCAGTCAACAAATAATCCccttgggaagggaggaggacacAAAAATGTGAATGACAAAAACCTGCCTGCAAACGCTCCCACCACCAGCCGGGGCAAGCAGAGGCAGCAGTTGCAGAGCTTCTGCACTTGTCTACTCATAGCCAAACACTCATTCCAAGAAAAGTTTCATAAAGGGGGAAATGTTTTGGGTCAGTTCGGATTTGAACAGCTCTAGTTTGCTCATCTCCTCTGAGAACTGATACCTGAATCTTTGGAAACTTGTCTTACAGCTCTACAGACCAGGTGATGGTGCATTTTATAAACCAGGATGGAGAGAAACTCACCGCTATAGCCAAAGAAGGAGAGACTTTGCTGGAAGTGGTTGTCAATCAAAACTTGGCCATTGACGGATTTGGTAGGTGTTACACAAGGTTATGTGGTCTTTTGGGTTGTGTGTGCTGAGTGACCAGTAGGTACCTGGGAACACTGCAAGTATACACATGCTGCTGTGTTCTGGTGACCACAGAGCGTAGGGAGGATGCAAATACTTCACTTTCTGATCTGGTCATCAGCACTTTTGCTCTTCAGTCAGTCAGCTTTCCTTGACTTGCTGAACTTGTAGCCCTTAGCTGATCTACTTGCTGGCAAGCTTCTCTTCCTCAACAAATCCTTGCTGAGCTGGCTTACCACACTGACCTAGCAGTGTGACTGCCACTCCATCACTGCTGGGACTCCAGTGGCCTGTGTCAATACTTTTATTTGGTCAGAGTTGAAGTACTAAATTGAAAGGTGATTGGGATCCTCATGGAGAGGAAGCAGGCTGAAGTCCGTATCCATCTATTGTGTCTTCTGAAGTCTTTTCCAACATGCTGTTTATCTGTCAGACAAGCTATTTGCTCACTTCCCAAAGATGATCTCCCTCACCTTCTTGTTTTCTCTGATGTGCTGTTACCCACTTACTTCTCCTCTAGGTGCATGTGAAGGGACATTAGCCTGCTCCACCTGTCACCTAATTTTTGAGAGGGACATCTTCCAAAAGCTGGATGCCATCTCAGATGAAGAGATGGACATGCTGGACTTGGCTTATGGACTCACTGAGACGTAAGTGCTCCTGCTGATTGTGGTAGATACTCAAAGCCTCTGAGATGATAGATTTAGGAGAGAACAGGAGTTATTCGTATTATAATTGTGCCTTTAGGATGGCTTGGTTTTGGGACACAGCCTCTTACCTTTAATAGGAGCATTAGGGAAAACCCAGACTGGATCAGACATTGCCAGGGTGAGTGGGgaatttctgccttttctgtggGAATGGATGAACCTCActtaatgttgttttcttctcAGATCTCGCCTTGGCTGCCAGGTGTGCATTAAGAAGTCGATGGATGGTCTGACAGTGCAGGTCCCAACGGAGGTATCTGACGTCAGGAGGCAGCTGGAAGTCGGGAAACAAAGCAAACAGTAACCAGAAACAAATCCTGCACAACCCACTCCCTTCTTTTCGGTGCGGTGGTGGCACTTTGCTTTTGGTTAGCTCCAGCTTTGTGCCTAGCTTGCAGTAGACAATGGAGGTCTGATTCAGCATGTGTGACTGTTCAGCAAATCTCTTATTTAAACAAGCTTAATATTAGGGTCTTCAGTACATGCTTTAAGTTAAGTAAGTGCTTAAGTGCTCTGCTGAATGCAATTGGACTAAAGCATATGGCTTTACATTTTCCTGGGTGGGTGACAGTAAACATCTGTGCTGTGTGTGATTCACTCTCTCCCTTTAAAATTAAGGATGTGCTATTCTAAGTAATTGCTGGGAATTTTGCTGGGCTTGGCTATTCAGctgcagagagattttttttttcccccccaatttaAGGTGTGGGAAGAGGTGGCTGTCCCAAATACGTGACTGTGTATCAGCACTGGCTTGATGACATGGGCTTAGTTTGGGCAGCAAGAATATACTGATAACCATTTAAAAGCTGATGTTTCCTGTAGGAGGGAACCACTTTCCATGAATGTGAGATATTATGTCACTGAATTATGTGCCATGATTTGCTATTGTCTCCAAATCTcaaattttctcatttctgtagTACCATCTATGTCTAATAAAATTCTAATAATCAGGTTTTTAGACCTATGAGATGCACTTTCTTGGCAACATAGGCCTGGTTACAATAGGAGGAGAGTGATGTAATTTTATGTATAATATTCTGTTGCCCTAGTTTACctgactcattttttttttcccctgtgcttgAGTGAATATTTCAAACGTCATCTGAGTCATATAGAGAACCTATGGTCTGTAAACAAGTTTCCAAACTGGATCCTGCACGGAAAACTTTCAGAGCAGTGTAGATCTAGTTATAACCCACGCTCGGGGTGGGGATGCCCTGAGGGACTGCAGGCCAGGATGGACCCacacttttttacatttttacatttttaacattAGTACATTAAACAGATGGCATTTAAAAAGTTCACTGAGACACTAAGCATCCTGGTGCAAAGTGGAAAGGACCTTTTAAAAATCAGGATCCATCCAATTATGTTAAACGATTTTGTCTGGGACCAGCTCGTAGCTCTGGCTTCTTCTGGAGTTTTCCCCCCCCGTACCGTCTAGATTTGAAATATGTTTGTGTTGGGCTTGGAAGCCAGGATCCACCTGACAAAATTCAGCAAAGCCAGATCGCCTCCAGGCTCACAGATCTCTAGTCACTAGCATTAAATACCAGCACTGCTGAGCCAGACTTCCCCAAACGCCACGGGCCAAGGAACAGCAGTTCCTGAGGGCTTCGGTTAGACACGAGGTGGAGCTCTCTGCCCATCAGCAGCTCCTTGAACACAGAGCAGGCAGAAAGGAAGGGGATGCGACCTGAACTTGAATTTCCTTGCATTCATGATTCAGCCTCCTTCTGTCTAACTTGCCCCATGTTTACTATAATAaagcaaaaagaataaaatgaggaTTTGGGATTTACCGTAGGCTGCAGAAGGGGTAAATAAGAGCAGTAAATCCACCAGCTTCAGTGCTTCTTCatgtctctccctgctcctcacgCTGCCAAAATTCTCTTGCAAAGCAGGGATCAGCCAGGGCTCTGCAGTGCCACTCTCAGCCCTCTCCTGCTCCTGAGGTCAAACCTGGACCACAGGCTGCTGCTGAAAGATGTCAGTTCTTTGCATGCAGGCATGAAGGCATGTCCTGGTGGGATGACAAGTGGGGTAACAGCTGTGGCTGAAAGGCTTGTGTGACTGTCACATTCTTCCTCAGAGAATGGCTGCTTTTCAAAGAATAAGTTCCTAGGGTGAGCTGTTTCCTTTGATACCCAGGTAGCAAAAATAGCCTGCACCACTCTGTGGCAGGTCCGTCCCGCCAGGTGACATGAGGTAGCAGAGGAGGCTGCACAAAATTGCTACTTGCAGAGGGCAGGGGGGATCCTTTCTGAGTACATCATGGCTCTCCTGACTCTGCTGGGCAGTCAGAAATGAGGTTAAGACAGTAGCAATAAATAAATATCGCTGCCCCGAGCATGTCCATCATGGTTTCTGTCAGCCTGCAGGATAAGGGAGCAAAGCACACACAGGCAGAAGCAAGAAGGGGCTGCAGTACATGAATCATTGCTGCCTCAAAGCAAATGAGCTGGGCTTGGCTGGGCTTGATCTATACTGGGAGCAGGTCAAGAAGGCTCCTTGCTTCCGGCAGGGCAACCACTCAGCATGTCTTCCTCAGTGACCGTGTCCGGCCAGGCACCAGGTTGGGCTTTCAGTATGTGTCAGGCCAACTTGGACTAAATCTCTCCTTTTCATCCGGAAAAGGGCAGAGAGAGGGGAAACCCATTTGTGTCTAAGTTTGAGGGCTGTACGTTAATGGAAAACATGgcctttctggagcagaaagCCGAGTGCCTGCATGTTTGGTATCCTTTGTTCTGAGCAAACTGGCTGCTGTGGAGCTTTTTAAAGATTGCTTGGTGACTCTTCTGTCTGCTCCCTCTCTCAGAGCAGTATGTCTCACTTGGGTGTTTGAGACTGGTGTGGGCCTTTGGTACCAGTGGAATATAGCATGCAACGGAAAAAAATGGCATCAAGCAGATACCTAAGGTGTCATGGATCAGCTTTTCAGCAGGTGTAGATCAGTGGCAGGGACTGTGAGCTCTGAGGATGGCATCTGCTCCTGCCGAGGAAAGGGGCCCTTATTAGAAGGTTT
Coding sequences within it:
- the LOC106493637 gene encoding adrenodoxin-like, coding for MIAQGISGLMRPLLNGLNVSRTRFIYPRRVAEQNHTLAKQRSERGFSSSKRLQDAPGGSSSTDQVMVHFINQDGEKLTAIAKEGETLLEVVVNQNLAIDGFGACEGTLACSTCHLIFERDIFQKLDAISDEEMDMLDLAYGLTETSRLGCQVCIKKSMDGLTVQVPTEVSDVRRQLEVGKQSKQ